In the genome of Amphiura filiformis chromosome 4, Afil_fr2py, whole genome shotgun sequence, one region contains:
- the LOC140150442 gene encoding uncharacterized protein: MGSPVSPLTANIFMEDFEIKALSSYPNPPRFWGRYVDDTMVIIKKSAIESFTDHLNTCHPSIKFTMERKSNGQLPMLDVMVKREENGSLSFQIYRKPTHTNQYLNFASHHPLQHKLGVVRTLVDRASSIVTKEEDLDHELNSIHKSLAVCGYDKWTLDTATNKTNAKRHVRNSDSEQQVKGWVTIPYLAGVSESLRRVFRSHGIVTHVKPQNTIRSLLVAPKDKTDKLDKCRGKCQTIKNTY, encoded by the coding sequence ATGGGTTCCCCCGTATCCCCTCTAACTGCCAATATCTTCATGGAGGACTTTGAAATCAAGGCCTTGTCTTCATATCCCAACCCCCCACGGTTCTGGGGTCGTTATGTTGACGACACTATGGTCATCATCAAGAAGAGTGCTATTGAGAGCTTCACTGATCACTTAAACACCTGCCATCCATCCATAAAGTTCACCATGGAACGCAAATCCAATGGACAACTTCCCATGCTTGACGTCATGGTCAAACGCGAAGAGAACGGCTCATTGTCTTTTCAGATTTATCGCAAGCCTACCCACACCAATCAATACCTGAACTTTGCCTCCCACCACCCTTTGCAGCACAAACTGGGTGTGGTACGTACCCTCGTTGATAGAGCTTCCTCTATTGTCACCAAGGAGGAGGACCTTGACCATGAACTCAATAGCATTCACAAATCTTTAGCGGTATGTGGGTACGATAAATGGACATTGGACACAGCTACTAACAAAACCAATGCCAAACGGCACGTTCGCAATAGTGACTCTGAACAACAAGTCAAAGGTTGGGTTACCATCCCATATCTGGCCGGTGTTTCGGAAAGTCTGAGGCGTGTATTCAGATCCCATGGCATTGTAACCCATGTTAAGCCCCAGAACACTATACGTTCCCTTCTTGTAGCTCCCAAAGACAAGACCGACAAGCTGGACAAATGTAGGGGAAAGTGCCAGACCATTAAGAACACGTATTAG
- the LOC140150440 gene encoding uncharacterized protein, whose protein sequence is MPIFEFTRKAATAETNICKPRQQKKFASLKEKQTKQTKPAADGINISPDDIEEATSRWVINVSDCDLNEHEQSLLKKGLNFAVTPTNIPVDDIVTAVESAVRLVGLGSSEAAEIRHKTSDLVHKAKLPKSNITRKEREAIRSLQRNKDIMVVPADKGRAVVVMNSTDYNNKAKLLLSDNKTYVKLKSNPTKKYKTKLVKTLQSIKQSGAITEVQYRKLYPTSEEVPKFYGLPKIHKPNHLLRPIVACSDSITYASAKFIADIISPLVGQSQHHIKNSKDLVTKLEDFTISEDEELVSYDVTALFTCTPVSETIDIIESCLKNDPTLGNRICLSVDQIIELLRFQLTTTYFQYGGEFYN, encoded by the coding sequence TTGAGTTTACTCGTAAAGCGGCTACTGCAGAAACCAACATCTGTAAACCTCGGCAGCAAAAGAAATTTGCTAGCCTTAAGGAGAAGCAAACTAAGCAAACTAAACCAGCGGCTGATGGCATCAACATTTCACCTGATGACATTGAGGAAGCTACTAGCAGGTGGGTTATTAATGTGTCGGACTGCGATCTTAACGAGCATGAACAATCCCTGCTGAAGAAAGGCTTAAATTTTGCTGTCACACCCACCAAcatccctgtggatgatattgTCACTGCTGTTGAGTCGGCAGTTAGACTTGTTGGTTTAGGCTCTTCTGAAGCTGCTGAAATACGCCATAAAACCAGTGACTTAGTTCATAAAGCTAAACTCCCTAAAAGTAATATCACCCGCAAAGAAAGAGAAGCCATTCGCTCACTTCAGCGTAATAAAGACATCATGGTTGTTCCGGCTGATAAAGGCCGTGCGGTAGTGGTAATGAACTCTACAGACTATAACAACAAGGCAAAGTTGTTGCTGAGTGACAATAAGACCTATGTCAAGCTCAAATCCAATCCAACTAAGAAATACAAGACCAAGTTGGTTAAGACTCTGCAATCCATCAAGCAAAGTGGTGCGATCACTGAGGTTCAATACAGAAAACTCTATCCCACCAGTGAGGAGGTGCCTAAGTTCTATGGACTTCCGAAAATTCATAAGCCCAACCACCTTCTTCGTCCGATTGTTGCTTGTAGTGACTCCATTACGTACGCATCTGCTAAATTTATCGCGGACATAATATCTCCTCTAGTGGGTCAATCACAACATCATATCAAGAACAGTAAGGACCTAGTGACCAAACTTGAAGACTTTACTATTAGTGAGGATGAAGAATTGGTCAGTTATGATGTCACGGCTCTGTTCACATGTACACCCGTAAGTGAAACTATTGATATCATTGAGTCATGCCTTAAGAACGATCCTACTCTGGGTAACCGTATATGTTTGTCGGTTGATCAAATCATTGAACTGCTCCGGTTTCAGCTGACCACCACATACTTTCAGTACGGTGGTGAATTCTACAACTAG